ACAAATATCAAGATCCCTATCGTATAATCGTCTTTTCTGATGGCACTTGCACTCAGATTTCAGCCATGCACCAACGTGCTATTATGATCCCACATCAGATGGGGTGCACACCAAAAGATGGTTTATAAGCTTGGGTGTTCCCTCCTCCTAAAAGCTAGCTTTTGGGAGTGAGTTCTACACTTGGGCTTGTGACTTGGTATGGGATTAGTATCGGATAAATCCATAAAAAAAATTGGTCCAGAAAAGtgtggctctgataccaattgttatgtTCAATCTGGATTCTATTGAATTGAAGAAGAACTCGAATCAAACTGAAAGCCTTAGAATTAAGAATCGGGGCTTGAGTGTTGAAACGATTgaactattactaatattactcaAATCATAGTTCAAGAAATACAAAGAAAAGAGGGAGAGAGTGTTTACACACTTTACAAATTATAAGCTAACTATTGTGTTACAATGGATCCTAACTATATACTACTGCTAGGTCACAAGATGACAAATTGACGGTTATCAGTTAACAACTTTTGAACTCTCAACACCTCATGTGCAATGCACGACTCTAATGTCACATGTGTGGCACACTATGGTTAAATCCATAACACGTGCCTACTGGTTTAAAACCATCTCAGATTGTAAAACTGATATGTATGATGAGTATCACACGGGCAACCAATATTTGGAGTTGATCTCCCAACAAGAATTTGCAGAACTCCAACTAGTATACCACATAGATTCCGATAATAATGATCTTCATTCGCAGCATACGGTGGTTTACTACTACGTAATACAGtagcatatatacatacatacatatatatatatatatatatatatattattatatataataatatatatattattatatacacGTACGTACTAATACACGTACACTTTGTGAAACCATAGAACTATgcatatttaaaaaatatttttttttgtacaaatgctttcttcttttccttttttctaaaaaacaaaaattttaatGATACTACATTTCTTTATTTTCTAATTAGtttatatacaataataataataataataataataataataataataataataataataataataataataataataataataataataataataataataataataataatgaatggctAAATATTATATGAACAATTGaccattattatatattattttgtttatgtttatgaaatttattattatcgatatttttTGTATGTTTATTGTGATTGATGTTATTATGTTATTGCGATtgattacttcccccttgatcataCAACAAAGTGTCATTATTAAATGTTATTGTGATTTTAATAAATGTTATTAAAATCACAATAACATTTAGGGTTTATATCTTAAGGTTTAActtttagatttagggttttaaCACGAACGCTTTCGAGTTTTGAATTTATGGTTGAGTGTTTTGGGTTTATgctttagtgttttgggtttagggaaaaacactaaaccctaaactttaaattgggctaatttttttttatttaaaaaaaagttgATTTCGAACAAAACATATCCATTTCGAACACATTGTAGGAAGTAGAAACAAAAATGGAAGAAGTTTGACATGTTTTTGTTCTACATTTCaggaattcgaacaaaaaaaggcgTCTCTGAACAAAAATGGTGCAAGTCGAACAGAACATGTAGAACATGATTTTCTGTATGTAAGACCCCAAATTATTTAAGGTATTaatctattattatttattatttaattatgtaacAATGTTAAGAAAAGGACTTTAGTTGCAAGAAAGGGGCCTAACTTGCAAGACTTTAAGTGGGGAGGGCAAAAGGGTAAAATTGCATTAAAACCCACTTTAATAAAAAGTGAGCTGCATCTCATTCTCACCAAAAATGCAGAAATTTTTAGAGGAAGAGTCTAGAGAGAAGAGGTGATGGCAAACTTGGGATGAAGGCATCAAATCCTTTGATTTTCTTCCATGCAACTTGGTTTTTGTTGATCACTAGCATCCTTAATACCTTCTAACACTACTAGTACTCTTGATTCTTCATCTTCTTcctgaaatttgggggttttctaACCCTAACTTGAGGTATGAATAATTAACTCTTTAATTTTGAAATTTATGACTTAGATGGTGTTGTTGTTGTTAGAAATCAAGGTTTTGATTTCTTAAAAACCCTAATTCGAATTAGGGCTAAGGTTTGAGAAAAAAATGGGGTTGTGAAGAAGATGAACTAGTCAAAATTAAGCTAGTAAGTTGTAAGATTGTTTTTGGTCAAAATCTAAGTATTCGTTTGTGTAAGAAATGGTTGATTAAGTAAGAAGTTTTATACAAGTCAAAGACTTGTATGTGTAGTAGTAAGATTTAAGACTTACAATTTGCAAGTCTTGTGTTTTTTTAAGaaggtgtcaaaatgggtcatgTGGGTCTTTAAAGAAAACCCTAGACTTGATTGGTACTAGTTAATTGTAATTTGAATATATTgtgatatatgtgtatgtatatgcttGTTACTAGGTAACTTGTGCTTAGAAGATTGTTAGAGACTTTTTGGAAGTGTTTGTTGATTTTGCTTGCTTGGAATCTAAGGTGAGTACAATGTGTGTTTACATGTTAATAAGATTTGTATTGGTATGCGGTTGTTTGTTATATGATTGGTATGAGGGCTCGGTTCACGTTAGGAACGCATCGGGTAGGATCTCGGTTCACGTTGGGAATGCATCGGGATCCATGGTAGACACATGCGCATTGTGATGGTTGGTTTGATGGTAGGGTTCTCGGTTCACGTTGGGAACGCATCGGGAACCATATGTGTGTTGTATGATTTAAATGATGGTGGTATGCGAATAATTGTTTATCTATATAAATGTTGTTAACATTATTGCacatattgtattcactaagcgtttCGCTTACTCCGTTGTAATTTAACATTTTGTAGTAATTGGGCAAGACAAAGGTAAGTAAGTGGAATCGTTTGAATGATCATTAGAGATGCCTTGTTTGTGCTTTTGGATAGATTTGAAGCTTTTGCGCTTATTTTGTGTACATGATGAATGTTGGGTAGATATCCCCAAGAACACGCTCTAGTACTTATGTCAATAGTCGTTTTAATCTTTTGGGTCAAGATAATCACTCTCTTTTGTAATGGGTCGTTCTATAAGTAAAAATGCACTTTGGTGTGTACCGAAACTTGTTTTGCTTGTAAATTTATAGGTGCATGACGATTAAAACAGGTTAGAACGGAGTTGTTATGCGTTGATAGTTAAACGGGTCACAAGTGTTAATTTGGTTGAAAACTACCATGTCAGGGCATGATCCCGGAATGGGATTAAAAGATCCCGGAATGGGATCAAAGGTGATTTTTAAGAAATTTGATCAGAACCTGATCCCATAGTGGGATGATGGGATCCCATAGTGGGATCTAAAAAAAAATTGTCGTTTTTCGGATATGAGTCGAGGtagtttcaggtggtatcagagcatgtttAAGGGATCTTGGAGCTTATGGTAGAATAGGTTTCCTAGACTTAAACCGTAGGCAATTTAACTGTTATGTGCAAAATATATGGGACCGAATGCAAAGTGATGACATGCCTTGTGATACTTGTTTATATGAGCTTTTATGTGTAAATCCGTTTAATTACGTGAATGTCATCCAACTTCATGTAAAGTACTTTATACATTGTGCGAAGGTGATAAAGTGTGTGCTTGTAATAGTGCCTGATCATCACTATTACAATCCTGCACTTGTCACACAAACATGATATGTCGGGTACCGAACGAAGGGACATGGCATAACTAGGAGGATTGCATATGTGTAGAGGTTATGAGAATTAACGATAACTAATTAGTTTTCAATTTTCAGTATGGCAACGAATGAAGAGAATCGTGGCTTGACCCATAATGATGAGGGAAGCCAAACCCTTCAAGATACGGAACGTGTACATAGCCCTAGCTATGAGACGGTTTATTCCAATGACGATAATGACTTAAAGACCCAAATAGGGCTGGCTCTCCGTAATTTCTCCCCGTTCATCACAAAGCAAATTAAGGAAACTATGAAAGAGGCTGTCCACTCTTCTATCGCCGCGATGATTAAAGAGAAATTTGATAAGCGAATGCCCCAACTTTTAAATGAAGCCGGTAATTTAAGGGTCGAAGGGAGGTAAACTGTGAATCGTGAGATTGTTACTTCAAGGCCTTATGGGTTAAAAGACTTCAAACTTAGCAATCCACCCACTTATGAGGGAGACCTTAATCCCATCAAGAGCACTCGATGGATTTCTGATATTGAGGGTTGCTTTAGGACAACGCGATGTCCTGAGGACTTGAAAACTACGTTTGGAGTGTGTATTTTAAGGGGTGTTGCTCAAAGATGGTGGGATGATCTTCTTGTGATACAAGGGAATGACTACGCAGAGAGGTTGACTTGGGGAGAATTCAAGCGTGAATTTTTCAAAAATTTCCGATCAGAGGCTGAAGTGGGACGATTGAAGTCTGAACTCCAAAATACTCATAAAGGGAGCATGGACTTGAATACATTTCGAGTTCACTTTATAGATCGACTTCAATTCAATTCTGAGTATATTAATGATGAAATGGGGAAATATAGATTGTTTCATGGTTTATTTCGTGAAGAGATTAGAGAGAGGCAAATTATATCTCAATTTCGTTCTTTCCCTGATTTGTTTGATGCCGCGAGGGATGTTGAAAATGAACTTGTTAAGAAGGGTGCGATAACGTATAAGAAGGAAAATTTCAACTCGAAGAGGAAGTTTGAACAAAGCGGTTCGCCTAATAAAAAGACAAAAGGTAATGAAGGGAGGAAAGGCGGAGGTGGTAACCTAGGTCAAGTGTGTTTCACATGTGGCAAACCGGGCCACATTTCAAGGGATTGTAAGTCTAATATTCCCAAAGCTACTATTTATTTCAATTGTCATGATGAAGGGCATCGAAAGGCCTATTGTCCTAAGTTATATGAGTCCGAGAGAAAGGAAGAGCAACGGAAGGAGGTGATAAGAAGGTTAGAAAAGTCGGCGGGCACGCCAAAGAGTAGGTCTTTTCAGATGATTGTGGATGAAGCTCGTAGGTCATCAGAAGTAGTAGCAGGTACCTTTCTTGTAAATTCAAAACCTGCTaaagtgttatttgattctggagcggaCCGCTTATTTGTTGCTATTAGGTTTGCTCCTTGTTTAAATAAGTCGTTGCTAAGCCTTGAATCTCCACTAGAAGTAGAAATAGCGGATGATAAACCTAAGTTAGTAGTAGGCGTATACAAAAAttgtaatattgatatttattCTAAGTTGTTTACTGTTGACCTAATCCCCATGACTATGGGTGAGTTTGATGTGATCATAGGAATGGATTGGCTCAGTCGATACGGAGCTAATATCGTGTGTGATGAAAAGATTATCAGggtgaaaaccccaagtggggaAGAAGTAATTATTCAAGGAGAAGGACAGCGACGACCCGCTTCTATATGCACTTATGCTCGTGCACGTCGTCTTGTGTCTAGTGGTTGTGCAGCCTTTTTGGCTCATGTTGTTGACTCTCGAAAAGAATCAAAGTTTATCGAAGATCTCCCGGTAGTTAGGGACTATAAAGATGTGTTTCCGGATGATCTTCCGGGTGTTCCTcctgaaagacaagtagaatttcgcatagaGTTGATTccgggtgctgcacctattgctaaGACTCCCTATCGCTTAGCGCCAACTGAAATGCAAGAACTAATGAGTCAActtcaagaactattggataaagggttCATTCGTCCAAGTAAttcaccgtggggagcacctgtaCTATTTGTAAAGAAGAATGATGGCAGCatgagaatgtgcattgattatagagaattgaacaaagttaccataaagaaccgttatcctttaccaagaattgacgacctatttgatcaacttcaaggtgctaaATAtttttcgaagattgatttgaggtcgtgGTACCATCAATTAAGAATCCATGAAGATGATATTTTGAAGACGACGTTTAGAACtcggtatgggcattttgagttcgttgtgatgccttttggtcttacgaatgagcCCGCaccattcatggaccttatgaatcgaatATGTCGTCCCATGTTAAACAAATtggtgattgtgtttattgatgatatcctTGTCTATTCAAAGGGTATGAAAGAACACGAGCAACACTTGAAGGAAGTTTTAGAGACGTTGCGTATAgagaagttatatgctaaatttcaaagtgcgagttttaggttaagggaagtgcaattccttggccatatcgtgaacgAGAAGAGTATAAAAGTTGATCCAGAGAAAACCGAAGCGATCAAAAAATGGGatcgaccgactacacctacggagatTCGCAGTTTTCTTGGATTAGCCTGTTTATCGacggtttattcaagatttctctaaaattgcttCTCTGTTAACAAAGTTGACACGAAAGAATGTATAGTTCGATTGGGGTAATGACCAAGAAGTAGCCTTTCAATTGTTAAAGCATAAGCTAAGTCatgctccggtgttggtattaccggaaggAACCGAAGATATGaccgtttattgtgatgcatcgattaACGGTCTTGGTTGTGTCTTGATGCAAAAAGGAAGGGTTATTGCATATGCTTCAAGGCAATTAAAGGAGCATGAAAAGAACTATCCTATACATGATCTTGAGctagcggcggtggttcatgcttaAAAAAATTGGCGTCATTACTTGTATGGCGTTAAATGTACAATTTATACGGACCACAGGAGTTTGAAGTACCTTTTCGACCAAAGAGATTTGAATAACTGACAACGGAGGTGGTTGGATCtcttaaaggattatgattgtgagatactttatcatccgggtaaagctAATGTTGTACcggacgccttgagtcgaaagaATCAATACCCGGGGATACGAGTAGAATCTTTACGTATGGTCATAACAAATGAATTCCTTAAAAAGCTTGGTGAAATTCAAGTTGAAGCTTTAGTTCATaacaaacatgaagaacgaatTAAGGGACAAACAGAATCCATTAAATTAAGTCCGCATGGGTTGTTGTCTTTTaatggaagagtgtgggtgccaaaGATGGGTGAATACCGACAAATGCTACTTGAAGAAGCTCATAAATCAAAGTTCAATTCATCCGGGTGCCACCAAAATGTACCATGACTTGAAAGAAGATTATTGGTGGCTGGGGATGAAACGTGACATAGTTAAATATGTTGAGCAATGTATTACTTGTTTACAAgtaaaggccgaacaccaaaaaccaTACGGGAAATTGCAACCACTTGAAATTCCTaaatggaagtgggagcatattattatggatttcattacaaagttacccaaAACAGCTAGAACAcaatatgataccatttgggtgattgtagatcggttGATAAAGAGTGCGTTATTTCTCTCGATTCGAGAAACTTCGTCGTCCGAAACCTTAGCTACGCTTTTCCTTAAAGAAGTGATAGCtcgacatggtgttcccgtttctatagtGTCGGATAGAGACACAcggtttacttctcgattttggagaaAGTTTCAGAAAGAAATGGGTATGAAATTGAAGTTAAGTACTGCTTTCCACCCGCAAACCGACGGCCAAAgtgagagaaccatccaaacattggaagatatgttgcgagcgtgtgcAGTAGACTTTGGTAGAAGTTGGGATATGTATCTTTCTCTGGCGGAGttctcatataataatagttatcacactagtattggtATGCCTCCGTATGAGATGTTATATGGGAGTAAATATcgcaccccgatttgttggggtgaaattggtgaaCGAGAGATTGGTGGGACCGAACTTGTTATGAAAACTAACGAGAAGATTGAGACTATCCGAGAACGCTTAAAaacggctcaagatagacaaaaatcctaCGCGGATACAAAGAGACGGTGAATAGAGTTTaaagaaggtgacatggtaatgcttaaagtATTGCCTTGGAAAggaattattcgatttcgaaagagGGGTAAACTAGGTCCTCGTTATATCGGACCCTTCAAAATCCTAGAAAGAGTGGGTGAAGTAGCTTACTGTTTGGAATTGCCCGAGAAGCTTTCGGGGattcataatacttttcatgtatctCACTTGAGAAAATGCTTAACCGCACAATCCACAATTGTGCCATTAGAAGAAGTTGAGGTAAATGATAAATTGGGATTTGTGGAAGAGTCGGTAGATATAGTAGATGAGGAAATGCGAATGGTTAAGAACAAGCCGATTAAGTCCTACAAGGTTAAATGGAGATATGGAAAAGATTTGGAGCATACTTGGGAGACGGAGGAATTTATGATTAAATACTTCCCATCTAGCCACCAAGCTTAGATCACGAGGACGCGATCCGatttaagtggggaagagttgtaagaccccaaattatttaaggtattcatctattattatttattatttaattatgtaacAATGTTAGAAAAAGGACATTAGTTGCAAGAAAGGGGCCTAACTTGCAAGACTTTAAGTGGGGGAGGGCAAAAGGGTAAAATTGCATTAAAACCCACTTAGATAAAAAGTGAGCTGCATCTCATTCTCACCAAAAATGCAGAAAATTTTAGAGGAAGAGTCTAGAGAGAAGAGGTGATGGCGAATTTGGGATGAAGGCATCAAATCCTTTGATTTTCTTCCATGCAGCTTGGTTTTTGTTGATCACTAGCATCTTTAATACCTTCTAACACCGCTAGAACTCTtgattcttcatcttcttcatgaaatttgggggttttctaACCCTAACTTGAGGTATGAACAATTAACTCTTTAATTTTGAAATTTATGACTTAGATGGTGTTGTTGTTGTTAGAAATCAAGGTTTTGATTTCTTAAAAACCCTAATTCGAATTAGGGCTAAGGTTTGAGAAAAAATGGGGTTGTGAAGAAGATGAACTAGTCAAAATTAAGCTAGTAAGTTGTAAGATTGTTTTGAGTCAAAATCTAAGTATTCGTTTGTGTAAGAAATAGTTGATTAAGTAAGAAGTTTTATACAAGTCAAAGACTTGTATGTGTAGTAGTAAGATTTAAGACTTACAATTTGCAAGTCTTGTGTTTTTTTAAGaaggtgtcaaaatgggtcatgTGGGTCTTTAAAGAAAACCCTAGACTTGATTGGTACTAGTTAATTGTAATTTGAATATATTgtgatatatgtgtatgtatatgcttGTTACTAGGTAACTTGTGCTTAGAAGATTGTTAGAGACTTTTTGGAAGTGTTTGTTGATTTTGCTTGCTTGGAATCTAAGGTGAGTACAATGTGTGTTTACATGTTAATAAGATTTGTATTGGTATGCGGTTGTTTGTTATATGATTGGTATGAGGGCTCGGTTCACGTTGGGAACGCATCGGGCAGGATCTCTGTTCACGTTGGGAACGCATTGGGAACGCATCGGGAACCATATGTGTGTTGTATGATTTAAATGATGGTGGTATGCGAATAATTGTTTATCTATATAAATGTTGTTAACAGGTATGCacatattgtattcactaagcgtttCGCTTACTCCGTTTTAATTTAACATTTTGTAGGAATTGGGCAAGACAAAGGTAAGCAAGTGGAATCGTTTGAATGATCATTAGAGATGCTTTGTTTGTGCTTTTGGATAGATTTGAAACTTTTGCGCTTATTTTGTGTACATGATGAATGTTGGGTAGATATCCCCAAGAACACGCTCTAGTATTTATGTCAATAGTCGTTTTAATCTTTTGGGTCAAGATAATCACTCTCTTTTGTAATGGGTCGTTCTATAAGTAAAAATGCACTTTGGTGTGTACCGAAACTTGTTTTGCTTGTAAATTTATAGGTGCATGACGATTAAAACAGGTTGGAACGGAGTTGTTATGCGTTGATAGTCAAACGGGTCACAAGTGTTAATTTGGTTGAAAACTACCATGTCAGGGCCTGATCCCGGAATGGGATTAAAAGATCCCGAAATGGGATCAAAGGTGATTTTTAAGAAATTTGATCAGAACCTGATCCCATGGTGGGATGATGGGATCCCATAGTGAGATCTAAAAAAAAATTGTCGTTTTTCGGTTATGAGTCGAGGTCGTTTCACTGTAATGCATCTTTTGTTCGAACAAGGATGAAAATGTTCGACCGTCTTGTTTTTTGTTCGAATTCGAGTTCTTAGAGTTCTCTCCCATGTGAAGTTCTTATGGGATTAACTTTTGGTGAGAACACTTCTGAGCCacaaatatattgaaataatttaaattattttttattttaaaaacccATGTAAAGGGCATATAAGTCAATTTATTATAAATCAATTTGCATGATTATCTCAAATAATTTTAGCCTTTATTATCTTCATTGTTCTAGTGAAGTCTTGAAAAGTTACAACCATGACCatcttttatttaatttaatttgctTTAATTATGATGTACAAGAAACGATTAGGCAAACAGTAACAATTACTTGGTGTTGTGATTTTTAATGTTGCATCCTTGAATCTTGATCTACTAAGATATAAATTGCATATTTATTGTGATGATAGAATTCAATACTGCTGCAAATAAATTATTTGAAACCGATATTAAT
This window of the Rutidosis leptorrhynchoides isolate AG116_Rl617_1_P2 chromosome 7, CSIRO_AGI_Rlap_v1, whole genome shotgun sequence genome carries:
- the LOC139858899 gene encoding uncharacterized protein; the protein is MVMLKVLPWKGIIRFRKRGKLGPRYIGPFKILERVGEVAYCLELPEKLSGIHNTFHVSHLRKCLTAQSTIVPLEEVEVNDKLGFVEESVDIVDEEMRMVKNKPIKSYKVKWRYGKDLEHTWETEEFMIKYFPSSHQA